The genomic stretch TGGATCCCCGCGTCTGACCCCTCCATGGACGCGGGCATCATCTCGATGAACGAGTCGACGCCGACGGCAAGCCACGGATCCGGCAGGACGGCCTGCAGACAGCGGGCGATGCCCGACTTTCCCGAGCTGGAGCCGCCGTTCAGAACGATCACTTGAGCCACCGCACCACACTAGAGGCCGTGCCCAAGCCCGGGAAAATGCTTTTCTTCTGGCGTCGCCCTGCCGTCTTCGGAGGTGCCTGGCCGCCGGAGACAGTCCTATTCGACGCGCTCGGCGTTGGAGTCGTAGCCGCCCTCACCCGGGTAGACCCAGGCTCCGGTGAGGCGGCGGCCGTCGGGGCTGAAGGTGGTGCCCTCGAAGTAGGCGGGCGAACCCCGCTCACCCGCCCAGATGGTGAGGGTGTCGCCCTCGAGTTCATAGGTGTAGTCGAGGGTGCTGCCGTCGTCGCCGTAGTAGCGGGATTTGATGTCGGCGCTGGGCTCGGCCATCAGCGTCCGTTCCCGGCCGATGATCTCGAAGCCGTGCGTGTCGCCCAGCTGGACGTCCTGCTGGAGGAAGAAGTCGTTCAGCCAGCGGTAGGTCACGGTTCCGTCGTGCCCTCCGCTGATCTTCCAGGTGCCGACGAGCCTGTCCAGGGCCTGCAGTGCTGGGTCTTTGGTCATCGCCGTCTCCTTCAGGGTGAGTGGTTGTCTCTACAGACCGCCGCCAGCGGGAAAACTCATCGGTCCTCAAGGCAGCGCGGAAAATCGTCCTCTCAGGAGGGTCGGGCCTGCAGCGCTGCGGCGAGCGTGCCCAGCACCGCCCGGCTCAGCTCGTACGGGTCCGCGCCCTCGTTCTGGTCGGCCAGCGGGCCGTCGCGCCACAGCACCGCCAGCCCGTGCACTGCCGCCCAGCCCAGCACGACCAGGTGCAGCGTGTCCAGCCGGGTGCTAGC from Nonomuraea polychroma encodes the following:
- a CDS encoding WHG domain-containing protein, whose product is MDRRGDLLPDVLGQGRQIGSSRGAAGGAGDDGDLGIAVDASTRLDTLHLVVLGWAAVHGLAVLWRDGPLADQNEGADPYELSRAVLGTLAAALQARPS